A stretch of DNA from Desmospora activa DSM 45169:
GGCAAAAGAGCAGGAGACCAATGACGAGGTACGGCGCTATCTCAACCGCCTCTCCGATTTTTTCTTTGCCGTTGCCCGTGCCGCCAATGCCCGCGATGGCGTGGATGATGTGGAGTATAAACGGGGCGGGCAAGTGTTTCGTTGAGAGCGTCTAACAGCGCACTCGTTTGTTCTGTGAGTTGAGCTGCTTAAAAGGAAGAGGGAACGATTCCGGTGTAGCACCCTTGGCACTAAAGCACAAGTCTCGCCACAGTCGCTTCACTCATGAGTATCATCAATTAAAGCCCACGAATACCTCGTGGGCTTTAATCCATTATGGAATGGTATACTAAAAAGGATTGTTTTTTGATTGAAGGAGGAAGTGTTGATGGCTCTACTTATGTACGAATATCCCCCCTGTGGAACGTGTCGCAAGGCGAAAAAATATCTGGAGGAGAACGATATTTCCTTTGAAACCCGCCATATCGTGGACAATTCTCCATCAAAGGAAGAGTTGGACCGGTTTGTGAAGCAAAGTGGCTTACCTCTCCAGAAGTTTTTTAACACCAGTGGTAAAAAATATCGTGAGCTTAATTTGAAAGAGAAGTTAAAAGGGATGAGCGATCAGGAGAAACTGGAGTTGTTAGCCTCCGACGGGATGTTGATCAAACGCCCCATCGTTACGGACGGGAAGAAGGCAACGGTTGGTTTTAATGAGAAGGTCTTCGATGAGGCTTGGGGATAAACCTGTCACCTTTTGTGTACAGGAGGAGGTTGAAAATGAATCTGCGTAAGCTGACAGAGGCGGATTTTCACTCGATCCATCCCCGCTTGGATGAATGGTGGGGCGGGCGGTTGATGTCCGCCATGCTTCCCCGCCTGTTTTTTGTGCATTTTTCTCATACTTCGTTTGTTATCGAAAAAAACAAAGGTGAAATCGCCGCCTTTTTGGTTGGTTTCTTTTCGCCGTCAGTGCCGGAGGAAGCCTATATCCACTTTGTTGGGGTCCACCCGGAATATCGAAAACAGGGGTTGGGAAGGCGGCTGTATCGTCGATTTTTTGAGAAGGCGCGACAGCACGAGCGTCGTACGATTCGTTGTGTCACTTCTCCGGTGAATCGGACTTCGATCGTGTATCATCGCCAGATGGGATTTCAGATCGTGGAGGGAGATTGCCAACAAGATGGGATTTCTATTCATACCGACTATGACGGCCCTGGAAACGACCGTGTGCTTTTCATAAAGGGGTTGGAGCAGGATTAACCTGCTTTGCGATCAACCTAAAGATCCTTATCAATCTCCCGCTTGACATGGCGCAATTCTGGGATGATCAAACGTCTCATCGCCAGGCGGACGGCGCCGCTGGAGCCTGGCATGGAGAAGATGGCGGTATCGTGGAAGACTCCGGCGATCGCACGGCTCAGAATGGCGGCGGAGCCGATGTCTTCCGCATAGCTAAGGTAGCGGAAGATTTCGCCGAATCCGGGCATCTCTTTATCCAGCAGCTCCCGTACCGCTTCCAGGGTGGTATCCCGTTTGGCGATGCCGGTTCCGCCGTTGAGCAATATCGCTTCTACCTCTGCTCGTGCCGCCCCTTCCTGGAGCAAAGCTTGGATCTGTTTATATTCATCCGGCACAATGCGGTGATCCACTACGCGGTAACCAGCCTCCTCCAGCAGCTCCCG
This window harbors:
- a CDS encoding arsenate reductase family protein; the protein is MALLMYEYPPCGTCRKAKKYLEENDISFETRHIVDNSPSKEELDRFVKQSGLPLQKFFNTSGKKYRELNLKEKLKGMSDQEKLELLASDGMLIKRPIVTDGKKATVGFNEKVFDEAWG
- a CDS encoding GNAT family N-acetyltransferase, producing the protein MNLRKLTEADFHSIHPRLDEWWGGRLMSAMLPRLFFVHFSHTSFVIEKNKGEIAAFLVGFFSPSVPEEAYIHFVGVHPEYRKQGLGRRLYRRFFEKARQHERRTIRCVTSPVNRTSIVYHRQMGFQIVEGDCQQDGISIHTDYDGPGNDRVLFIKGLEQD
- a CDS encoding MogA/MoaB family molybdenum cofactor biosynthesis protein; protein product: MSVQQHRREAPDTVACMIVTVSDTRTRDTDKSGGLIRELLEEAGYRVVDHRIVPDEYKQIQALLQEGAARAEVEAILLNGGTGIAKRDTTLEAVRELLDKEMPGFGEIFRYLSYAEDIGSAAILSRAIAGVFHDTAIFSMPGSSGAVRLAMRRLIIPELRHVKREIDKDL